The Oryza glaberrima chromosome 9, OglaRS2, whole genome shotgun sequence genome includes a window with the following:
- the LOC127785427 gene encoding uncharacterized protein LOC127785427, whose product MANSSTAAAAAYPLLVQRYGVAGVTPSSSSSSMATRVFSLPAMKLLDVNLLEEMCGNTFLETPQGLVLVLMTTSSPPASVFLLDPRDVSRVAELPPLGEGELPAHRRCVLSGRPPEPGCGVLVFDLESPALLFCRVGGERWSRHGYDIGCYDLPEEYFPVPKRRQLFDVAGVGGRFYFAENKGELGTLDFTGGGEAVVGAIAIPVLDYFPAGQVMSSSLTFLVESRGDLFLVAIAFEGYSIGGPYDVHVFRMDFSAAAPGPAWRRATDIGDRAFLVGGDNSSGASCSASGCGVKANRIYWINGFSEDEKRNLYVFSVEDGSVETCDTFESLPGAPRQTPFWLV is encoded by the coding sequence ATGGCGAACTCATCGACAGCGGCGGCCGCAGCTTACCCGTTGCTGGTGCAGAGATATGGCGTTGCTGGTGTCACtccgtcgtcttcgtcttcgtcaATGGCGACGAGAGTCTTCAGTCTGCCTGCCATGAAGCTGCTCGACGTCAACCTTCTGGAGGAGATGTGCGGCAACACGTTCCTCGAGACGCCGCAGGGTTTGGTCCTCGTGCTGAtgacgacgagctcgccgccggcgtcggtgtTCCTCCTCGACCCACGCGACGTGTCGAGGGtcgccgagctgccgccgctcggCGAGGGCGAGCTCCCGGCGCATCGCCGGTGCGTGCTGTCGGGCCGGCCACCGGAGCCCGGCTGCGGCGTCCTCGTGTTCGACCTGGAGAGCCCGGCGCTGCTGTTctgccgcgtcggcggcgagcgctgGTCGAGGCACGGCTACGACATCGGGTGCTACGACCTGCCGGAGGAGTACTTCCCGGTGCCCAAGAGGAGGCAACTCttcgacgtcgccggcgtcggcgggaggtTCTACTTCGCCGAGAACAAGGGCGAGCTCGGCACGCTGGacttcaccggcggcggcgaggcggtggtgggGGCCATCGCCATCCCCGTCCTGGACTACTTCCCCGCCGGCCAGGTGATGTCCAGCTCGCTGACGTTCCTCGTcgagtcgcgcggcgacctGTTCCTCGTCGCCATCGCCTTCGAGGGGTACAGCATCGGCGGGCCGTACGACGTCCACGTGTTCCGGATGGacttctcggcggcggcgccggggccggCGTGGCGCAGGGCGACGGACATCGGCGACCGGGCgttcctcgtcggcggcgacaacTCCAGCGGCGCGTCGTGCTCGGCGAGCGGGTGCGGGGTGAAGGCCAACCGCATCTACTGGATCAACGGCTTCAGCGAGGACGAGAAGAGGAACCTGTACGTGTTCAGCGTCGAGGACGGCAGCGTCGAGACCTGCGACACGTTTGAGTCTCTCCCGGGTGCACCTCGTCAGACGCCGTTCTGGCTTGTCTAG
- the LOC127784873 gene encoding uncharacterized protein LOC127784873 encodes MSTFLLDPRYGRKVGLPPLDESELPTARKCVLSDNAPDAGAGVVVLSLQGPAVWFCRVGGERWSTHTYDMGYFSLPVEYRAPKKRHLFDVAGVGGRFYFCEDKDFSLGTLDFTGDGEVALGAVSVPGIDDIFPSPDSSGIAATYLVESRGDLYLAAVVFLGFRAEGPPHKFSVYRMDFSAAGPAWRRTADIGGDRAFVLGGGGGSNFGASCSASGCGVRANCLYWFNSFSLDDNNLHVLSVGDGGVETVAPPPFEHASCVHKPFWLVPTTNNTA; translated from the coding sequence aTGTCGACGTTCCTCCTTGACCCCCGTTACGGGAGGAAGGTCGGCCTGCCGCCTCTCGACGAGAGCGAGCTCCCGACGGCGCGCAAGTGCGTGCTGTCCGACAACGCCccggacgccggcgccggcgtcgtcgtcctcagCCTGCAGGGCCCGGCCGTGTGGTTctgccgcgtcggcggcgagcggtggtcGACGCACACCTACGACATGGGCTACTTCAGCCTCCCCGTGGAGTACCGCGCCCCCAAGAAGCGGCACCTGttcgacgtcgccggcgtcggcgggaggtTCTACTTCTGCGAGGACAAGGACTTCAGCCTCGGCACGCTCGActtcaccggcgacggcgaggtggcgctGGGCGCCGTGAGCGTCCCCGGCATCGACGACATTTTCCCGTCCCCCGACTCGAGCGGCATCGCGGCCACGTACCTCGTcgagtcgcgcggcgacctgtacctcgccgccgtcgtcttcctcggctTCCGAGCCGAAGGGCCGCCGCACAAGTTCAGCGTCTACCGGATGGACTTctcggcggcggggccggcgtGGCGCAGGACGGCGGACatcggcggcgaccgggcgttcgtcctcggcggcggcggcggcagcaacttCGGCGCGTCGTGCTCGGCGAGCGGGTGCGGGGTGCGGGCGAACTGCCTCTACTGGTTCAACTCCTTCAGCCTGGATGACAACAACCTGCATGTGCTcagcgtcggcgacggcggcgtcgagaccgtggcgccgccgccgttcgagCACGCCTCTTGTGTGCACAAGCCGTTCTGGCTTGTTCCAACTACTAATAATACTGCATGA